The nucleotide sequence ATGTATCGGACAAGACCCCATTTAGGTGTGTATGGTAAAAGGTGCGATCGCTCCCCGGCGAGATCAGAATCCTCTGGATTTCTGCGGATCTGGTCAGTCAGCCTACTGCGCGGACGCATCATTGACAATTAAGATAGATGAAGCGGTACCGCTCCATAGGTGTTTATGACGTTTACGCTAACTGGGTCAGATTCGATTACTGGCTTGACTGCTCCAACGGTTCATCGGTTATCCAACGGGTTAACCATTGTGGCAGAGCAAATGCCCGTTGAGGCCACCAATCTCAGTCTTTGGCTAGGAGCCGGGTCAGCCGTTGAGTCCGATGACATCAATGGCATCGCCCACTACCTAGAACATATGATTTTCAAAGGCACGCGGCAACTGCCGACCGGGCTCTTTGAGCGCACCGTTGAACAGTGTGGAGGGGCCACCAACGCCGCCACCAGTCAAGACTATACCCACTACTACATCACCGCCGCCCCCGACGATTTTGCCACCCTAGCTCCCCTGCAAATCGAGATGGTGCTGAATGCTGCCATTCCCGATGATGCCTTTGAGCGAGAGCGATCGGTCATTCTCGAAGAAATTCGTCGATCCCACGATAATCCTCGCCGCCGTAGCTTCTACCGATCCATGGAAGCTGCGTTTCAGCACTTACCCTATCGCCGTCCGGTCTTAGGGCGCGAAGAGGTCGTCCGATCGCTCACGGCGCAGCAGATGCGCGAGTTCCATCACACCTGGTATCGCCCCCAGTCCATCACGGCTGTGGCTGTGGGTAACCTGCCGGTGGAAGACTTGGTGAGCATTGTGTCCGATGGGTTTGATGCCGCTTTATCAGAGCGATCGCTCCAGGATCGTCCCCTGGAGATCGAACCATCCCTGACTCGGCCGTCCTACCTAGCCGCCGAGCAACCCTTTGAAACTATTCAGCGCTACGACTACGAAGATCCCACGCTGCAGCAGGCCCGGTTAAGCCTGATGTGGCGGGTGCCCGGTATGGATGAGGTGCATCACACCTATGCGTTGGATGCGATCGCCTATATCCTGGGTCAGGGGCGGACAGCGCGACTGGTGCGCGATCTACGGGAAGAACGGAAATGGGTGACCAGCGTATCCGCCACCAATATGACCTATGCGCGGCAAGGCATCTTTCAAATCACCGTGCAGTTGCCGGCAGCAGCCATTCCTGAGGTTGAACAAGCGATCGCCAACCACCTGCAATCGCTCCAGACAGATGTTATTCAAGACGAAGAGCTAGAGCGGGTGCGCACTCTGGTTGCCAATCAATACATTTTTGGTAACGAGACCCCTAGCAATCGTGCTGGACTCTACGGCTATTACCACACCCTTGTGGGTGACCTTACCCCAGCGCTGAACTACCCGGCCCGCATCCGCGCCCTGGATGCCATCGATCTGCAGCGTGCTGCGCAGCAGTATCTCTCACCGCAGGCCTGCGGCATTGTTGTTTCCAAGCCAGCCTCCTAGCCCCATGTGGACTGATATTGCCACCCACATTAGTCAAACTACCGATAGCCCCTTTCAGGTCAAGCACCACCGTCCTGTCGGCGGGGGCTGCATCAACCAGGCCTATGCCCTCGACGGGGGCGATCGCGCCTTTTTTGTGAAGCTCAACCAGGCTAGCCAAATCGGCATGTTTGAGGCCGAGGCCTTGGGGCTCAAGCAAATCTACCAGTCCCAAACTATCCGCGTTCCACGGCCCATTTGCTGGGGAATTACCGATAGCCGGTCTTACCTGGTGCTGGAGTGGCTGAATTTTGGCTATGGCACCCATCAATCCTGGGACGATATGGGGCGGAATCTAGCGGCAATGCATCGTGTGAGCAGCGATCGCGGCTTTGGCTGGGATCAATCCAACACCATTGGCGCAACTCCCCAGCCCAATCCCTGGACCCAGAGCTGGCTCGACTTTTTCCTTGAGCATCGCATGGCGCACCAGTTCCGCCTAGCCGCCCGCCGAGGGGGCCATTTTCCTCAGCAGGCCGCACTCATGGCCGCCATTCCCGACCTACTAGCAGGCCATCATCCCCAACCCTCCCTCGTCCACGGCGATCTTTGGTCAGGGAATGCCTCGGTCACCGTAGACGGTGAACCCGTGATCCTCGATCCAGCCACCTACTTTGGCGATCGCGAAGTGGACATTGCCATGACGGAACTCTTCGGTCGCTTTCCTAACGAATTTTATAGCGCCTACCAGGCCGCCTATCCCCTCGACCCCGGCTACGATCGCCGCAAACCCTTGTATAACCTGTATCACGTCATCAACCACTTCAACCTCTTTGGTGGTGGTTATGAGTCGCAAGCCAACAGCATGATTGCTTCTCTACTACGATAGGCCACCGCCTATGTTATGCTAGAGATGACTCGGACTCATGCAGTTACAACGCCTCAATCTTGTCAGGGCCGGAAGGCAGCAGCAATACGGGATGCTTGTGATAGGCGTGAACTCCGGGTCACCTTTGTTTTAAACCAAGGTTTGACCTCGACATCTCTTCACCGTTTGGTCAACCGCAGTCATTGAATCCCGCGACAGAATCTCAGCTTGGCTCAGCCTCGGTCGGTATCTGTCTCAAGTCAAAAGGCGGTGCGTTACGGCTTCGAGCACCTTACAGGAGATGCAACCGGCCCGGCGGCATCTCCTTCATGTGAGCTGGTCGAGGTAGAGTTGTCGGTGTCTCTGAGGTTGAGTCCGAGAACCGCGATCGCCCCTAGCCCTTGAGAAACTCCACGAGTTCCTGCAGTTTCTCCCAGGCAGCACCGCTTTCCAAAATGGCCCGCGCATGGTCAATACCTTGACGGTAGGCAGCTTGGGGCGTCTCAGCAGCGATCGCTCCCCCTACCTGCAACGCCAAGGCCGCATTCAGCGCCACCACATCCATTTGGGCCGCCGTGCCTTTGCCCTGGAGGACTGCCGAGAGAATCTCCACGTTCTCCGAGAGTTCTCCCCCCTTCAGAGCCTCCGTCGATGCTGCCGTCAGACCCAAGTCTTGGGGATTGAGGGTCAGGGTTTCCACCCGTCCTTGGCTGACGACTGCTAGATCGGTGACATCGGCTAGACCAGCTTCATCGAGCTTTTCCCGACCGTGCAGGACAATCGCCTGCTCCATGCCCAGTTGATTCAACGCCTCCGCCATCACCGGCACCAAGGCCGAGTCAAACACCCCTAGCACCTGTCCCGTAGGCTTGAGGGGATTGACCAAGGGGCCCAGCAGGTTAAAGACCGTTCGCACCTTCAGGGTCTTGCGAATCGGTACTACTGCCTTCATCGCTGGATGCCAGCCCGGAGCAAACAGAAAGGTAATGCCGACCTCTTGCACTGCCTCCTGCACTCGATGCAAATCGGCACCCAAATGAATCCCCAAGGCATCCAGCACATCGGCTGAGCCCACCTTGCTCGACGCAGCCCGGTTACCATGCTTGACCACAGCAACGCCCGCTGCCGCTGCCACAAAGGCCACGCAGGTGGAAATATTAAACGTCGATGCGCCATCGCCCCCGGTGCCGCAGGTATCAATGCGAGGCGTTGGCAGAGCATCGAGGGTGAACTGCTCTCCCATGGACTGGGATTGCAGCACCTGGGCCATGCCCGCCAGCTCGGTGGCGGAAACACCCTTGGCTTGAATGGCTGCCAGAATGGCCCCCGACAACACCGGCGGAATGGCATCTTCCAGCCATCCCTGCATCAACTCCGCCGCCTGCTGGCGATTGAGGGATTGGCGATCGAGGAGTTGGGATAAACAAGATGACCAGTCAACAGCGGTTGAGGAAGAAACGGCACTCATAACGGTTATGTGATAAAACAACAGGCGGATGGCATCCCTGCAAGGCAAGCGTCGGATTTGCCTAACTCTCCAGCAACACTAGGCAGGCGTCTTGAGAACCTGGGCGACTGCACCGGCCAAGGCCGATCGCACGCCGCTGACCACGTGATCTTGCTGGGCTGGGGTGAGTTCAGGGAACATGGGTAACGATAGCACCTGTTGGGCCACCTGTTCGACCACGGGCAACTGTCCCGCTGGATAGCCCAACTCTGCATACACCGGCTGTTGGTGCAGCGGGATAGGGTAGTAAATCATCGAACCAATGCCTTGGGCTTGCAACTGCTGGCGGATCGCTTGGCGCAGGTCAGGGGTAGCCGTCTCGGCCGTGAGCCGCAGGGTGTATTGATGCCAAACGGCCTGCCCACCGGCGATCGCCCTCGGAGGATCTACGCCGTCCATCTTCGACAGGGCGCTGTAGTAACGGTCAGCGATCGCCTGCCGTTGAGCATTCCAGCCATCCAGATAGCGCAGTTTGATGGTCAAAATAGCAGCTTGGATGGCATCTAGGCGGCTATTGATCCCAACGACCGTATGGCGATAGGTTTGGGGTTGTCCATGGTTGCGCAGGAGGCGGATTTTTTCAGCGATCGCCGCATCAGACGTGGTCACCGCTCCGCCATCGCCGCAGGCTCCCAGATTTTTGGTGGGGTAGAAGCTAAAACAGCCGACATGGCCAAAACTACCCACCTTCTGCCCCTGCCAGGTTGCTCCCGTCGCCTGGGCACAGTCTTCAATGACGATCAGATTATGGGCTTGGGCGATCGCCATCAGCCGAGTCATATCCACCGGCTGCCCAAACAGATGCACGGGCATGATGGCCTTGGTGCGATCGGTGATGGCGGCTTCCACCTGATTGAGATCTAGATTATAGGTTTGGGCATCAATATCCACAAACACAGGGGTCGCCCCTACCGCGCTGATCATCTCCGCCGTGGCAATGAAGGTAAAGGGCGTCGTGATCACCTCGTCGCCGGGGCCAATATCGTAGGCCCGCAGCGCCAACAGTAGGGCATCGGTGCCGGAATTGCAGCCAATGCAATCCGCCGTACCGACATAATCGGCAAACTGCTGCTCAAAGGTTTGCACCACAGGGCCATTGATATACCGCCCAGAGGCGAGAATGTCCGTCACCGCTTGGCGGATGTCGGGCTCCAAAGTTTGATATTGCTGCGTTAAATCTAACGGTGGAATATAGTTCACTCGCTTACACCACAATCATGTTGTATCAGACAGCCACAGGCTATTGGGATCATGCCAGAAATCTGGCGATCGCGCTGAGTCTGCCAAAGAACATCCCAAGAGTCTTAGCCTAGGAACCAGCAAGACGACCTTAGAACTTCAATCGTCTTGGCTGGGAGACGGGGCTGGCTCTTGATCCAAGACCTCGATGTAGGCAGGGGGTACATAGCCAGACAGACTCGGCACATAGCGCCCAAATAGGCTACCGTCGGCATTGTACACATCAATCTCAACCCTAGCCGCATTACCGACCTGAGCAACTTGATGAAGGATGGTATCCATGGAAGCGGATAGGGGCATCGAGGCGGAGGTTGGCTGGGGGAAACTGGCTGCATTTGCTTGATACGTAGGCGTTAATCGCAACTGCACCTCTTCGCGACTGACCTGAAACGTACAGCGGGCATTATCGCCACCGCAGAGTTTATTCAACTCAGTTTC is from Candidatus Obscuribacterales bacterium and encodes:
- a CDS encoding pitrilysin family protein, with amino-acid sequence MTFTLTGSDSITGLTAPTVHRLSNGLTIVAEQMPVEATNLSLWLGAGSAVESDDINGIAHYLEHMIFKGTRQLPTGLFERTVEQCGGATNAATSQDYTHYYITAAPDDFATLAPLQIEMVLNAAIPDDAFERERSVILEEIRRSHDNPRRRSFYRSMEAAFQHLPYRRPVLGREEVVRSLTAQQMREFHHTWYRPQSITAVAVGNLPVEDLVSIVSDGFDAALSERSLQDRPLEIEPSLTRPSYLAAEQPFETIQRYDYEDPTLQQARLSLMWRVPGMDEVHHTYALDAIAYILGQGRTARLVRDLREERKWVTSVSATNMTYARQGIFQITVQLPAAAIPEVEQAIANHLQSLQTDVIQDEELERVRTLVANQYIFGNETPSNRAGLYGYYHTLVGDLTPALNYPARIRALDAIDLQRAAQQYLSPQACGIVVSKPAS
- a CDS encoding fructosamine kinase family protein, producing the protein MWTDIATHISQTTDSPFQVKHHRPVGGGCINQAYALDGGDRAFFVKLNQASQIGMFEAEALGLKQIYQSQTIRVPRPICWGITDSRSYLVLEWLNFGYGTHQSWDDMGRNLAAMHRVSSDRGFGWDQSNTIGATPQPNPWTQSWLDFFLEHRMAHQFRLAARRGGHFPQQAALMAAIPDLLAGHHPQPSLVHGDLWSGNASVTVDGEPVILDPATYFGDREVDIAMTELFGRFPNEFYSAYQAAYPLDPGYDRRKPLYNLYHVINHFNLFGGGYESQANSMIASLLR
- the trpD gene encoding anthranilate phosphoribosyltransferase, yielding MSAVSSSTAVDWSSCLSQLLDRQSLNRQQAAELMQGWLEDAIPPVLSGAILAAIQAKGVSATELAGMAQVLQSQSMGEQFTLDALPTPRIDTCGTGGDGASTFNISTCVAFVAAAAGVAVVKHGNRAASSKVGSADVLDALGIHLGADLHRVQEAVQEVGITFLFAPGWHPAMKAVVPIRKTLKVRTVFNLLGPLVNPLKPTGQVLGVFDSALVPVMAEALNQLGMEQAIVLHGREKLDEAGLADVTDLAVVSQGRVETLTLNPQDLGLTAASTEALKGGELSENVEILSAVLQGKGTAAQMDVVALNAALALQVGGAIAAETPQAAYRQGIDHARAILESGAAWEKLQELVEFLKG
- a CDS encoding DegT/DnrJ/EryC1/StrS family aminotransferase, whose protein sequence is MNYIPPLDLTQQYQTLEPDIRQAVTDILASGRYINGPVVQTFEQQFADYVGTADCIGCNSGTDALLLALRAYDIGPGDEVITTPFTFIATAEMISAVGATPVFVDIDAQTYNLDLNQVEAAITDRTKAIMPVHLFGQPVDMTRLMAIAQAHNLIVIEDCAQATGATWQGQKVGSFGHVGCFSFYPTKNLGACGDGGAVTTSDAAIAEKIRLLRNHGQPQTYRHTVVGINSRLDAIQAAILTIKLRYLDGWNAQRQAIADRYYSALSKMDGVDPPRAIAGGQAVWHQYTLRLTAETATPDLRQAIRQQLQAQGIGSMIYYPIPLHQQPVYAELGYPAGQLPVVEQVAQQVLSLPMFPELTPAQQDHVVSGVRSALAGAVAQVLKTPA